Proteins from a genomic interval of Polaribacter sp. Q13:
- a CDS encoding family 43 glycosylhydrolase, with protein MKNQLLIISLSMLFLSACASKEKSSENKIPGYNSKAVSVNSIAPDRGLADPHVLIVNDTLYAMCGHDRDWNIVDFCHMDRWELWSTANLTDWKHELKILPTQTYIGDEDNCWAGDLATKDGKYYWYFSNRNFNTGVMVAPSIKGPWKDALGKPLLDKGIAKTKPYDPEIYEENGVYHIIFGVSQYYMATLGDDMISLADKPQKIIVQNEDGTRRPTGDKPSTFKRGDWYYLFWGNRYSMSKNLKGPYIYKGEFIDGGHGSVFEWKGQWYSIQENHETNAFYRGVQMRPLYFNEDNTVYIPKNNFEYPLPGRIYDFKHSTQGWRSEKGTSLIRNEESAYIYGKSEVAGAIVASTPFIHTPIYLCKQVKIVVKNVSGSSSIKLALNGYDDPTRFTRVAPKKVDWNKEEWVEVPLKKTDEWQEVTIPLTQFKTSKKYLHQLAVQPTPNQANADWVLKSVIVE; from the coding sequence ATGAAAAATCAGTTACTAATTATAAGTCTGTCTATGCTCTTTTTAAGTGCATGTGCTTCCAAGGAAAAATCATCAGAAAATAAAATTCCAGGTTATAATAGTAAAGCTGTTTCAGTAAACTCAATAGCGCCAGATAGAGGACTTGCAGATCCTCATGTACTTATTGTAAATGATACTTTATATGCAATGTGTGGGCATGATCGTGATTGGAATATTGTAGATTTTTGTCATATGGATCGATGGGAGCTTTGGTCTACTGCTAATCTTACGGACTGGAAGCATGAATTGAAAATTTTACCAACTCAGACTTATATAGGTGATGAAGATAATTGTTGGGCAGGTGATTTAGCTACTAAAGATGGTAAATATTACTGGTATTTTTCTAACCGTAATTTTAATACAGGTGTAATGGTTGCTCCATCCATAAAAGGACCTTGGAAAGATGCTTTAGGAAAACCTCTTTTAGACAAAGGTATTGCTAAAACGAAACCATACGATCCAGAAATTTATGAAGAAAACGGAGTTTACCACATTATTTTTGGTGTAAGTCAGTACTACATGGCTACTCTGGGAGATGATATGATTTCTTTAGCAGACAAACCACAAAAAATTATTGTACAGAATGAAGACGGTACTAGAAGGCCAACAGGAGACAAACCGTCAACCTTTAAACGAGGTGATTGGTATTATTTATTTTGGGGAAACAGATATTCCATGTCAAAAAACTTAAAAGGACCTTATATTTATAAAGGTGAGTTTATTGATGGAGGTCATGGAAGTGTATTTGAATGGAAAGGACAATGGTATAGTATTCAAGAAAATCATGAAACCAATGCCTTTTATCGGGGCGTACAGATGAGACCGTTGTATTTTAACGAAGACAATACCGTTTATATTCCTAAAAATAATTTTGAATACCCATTGCCTGGACGTATTTATGACTTTAAACATTCTACACAAGGTTGGAGAAGTGAAAAGGGAACAAGTTTGATAAGAAATGAAGAATCGGCTTATATTTATGGTAAATCAGAAGTAGCTGGAGCCATTGTTGCATCGACTCCATTTATTCATACTCCAATTTATTTATGCAAACAAGTAAAGATTGTTGTTAAAAATGTAAGTGGTTCAAGTTCTATAAAACTAGCATTAAATGGCTATGATGATCCAACTCGTTTTACTAGAGTTGCACCAAAGAAAGTAGATTGGAATAAAGAAGAATGGGTTGAGGTTCCTCTTAAAAAAACTGACGAATGGCAAGAGGTTACCATTCCGTTAACACAATTTAAAACAAGTAAAAAATATCTTCACCAATTGGCAGTACAACCTACACCAAACCAAGCAAATGCAGATTGGGTACTTAAAAGTGTCATTGTTGAATAA
- a CDS encoding tetratricopeptide repeat protein, with protein sequence MFSFVFLNKNYGQKNDSLLKYELDISDKKPTYAEIYSDSKSYKEFSDSYNLAVKNKDTLSIVSFRIKLSNFDRFRGNYDMAFDKLWEALVIAEEKKMQPQLVLIYRGLGILYDLYNKDKLALENLEKSLSLGKRLLLAKEIKKNEVASCYFNIAGFWRVRKEYKKALVYLDSCVSVHKKSKILPYVMTDRGYCYLQLGNLGEAEKLLFGAKHHLEKIEATYLVTNLSFIGDLKKEQYKYNESLKYYNESLELLEKRGLHLELKPDLLQKIAEIHIINGDLLKAVNHMKASKISYEKLFGTTSKQNQRLFEIKNKYLTEITESNKLIDLQKAVIVENNKKVFRILIIFGFVIIGVIALYLFYYQRNRIKKLSLISSLDKEKNKAVLRIKSKELTAHALQMIEKEEAIHALLLIVKNSDLASFKSLEHKYAKGSDKSWEEFNKRFTEVNVNFYESLCKIHPDLSATELKHCALIKLNFNSHEMSKVLNISVQSVHTSRYRIRKKIGLNKIESLQTYIGSI encoded by the coding sequence TTGTTTTCATTTGTTTTTTTAAATAAAAACTATGGACAAAAGAATGATTCATTATTAAAATATGAGTTAGATATTTCTGATAAAAAACCGACTTACGCTGAGATTTATTCGGACAGTAAAAGTTATAAAGAATTTAGCGATTCTTATAACTTAGCGGTTAAAAATAAGGATACCCTTTCTATAGTGTCCTTTAGAATAAAACTAAGCAATTTTGATCGTTTTCGTGGAAATTACGATATGGCTTTTGATAAGTTATGGGAAGCCTTAGTTATTGCTGAAGAAAAGAAAATGCAACCTCAATTGGTCTTAATCTATAGAGGTTTGGGTATCCTCTATGATCTTTACAATAAAGATAAATTGGCTTTAGAGAATTTAGAGAAATCTTTAAGTTTAGGAAAACGGTTATTGCTTGCCAAAGAAATTAAAAAAAATGAAGTAGCGTCCTGCTATTTTAATATCGCTGGTTTTTGGCGCGTTAGAAAAGAGTATAAAAAGGCTTTGGTGTATTTAGATTCCTGTGTTTCTGTTCATAAAAAATCAAAAATACTACCTTATGTAATGACAGACAGAGGTTATTGCTATTTACAACTAGGAAATTTGGGTGAAGCAGAAAAGTTATTGTTCGGAGCAAAACATCACCTAGAAAAAATAGAAGCCACTTATTTAGTGACCAACTTATCATTTATTGGTGACCTTAAAAAAGAACAATACAAATACAATGAATCTCTTAAATATTATAATGAGAGCTTAGAACTACTTGAAAAAAGGGGTTTACATTTAGAATTAAAACCTGATTTACTTCAGAAAATTGCTGAGATACACATCATAAACGGTGATTTGTTAAAAGCAGTAAATCATATGAAAGCTTCTAAAATTAGCTATGAGAAATTATTCGGAACTACTAGTAAACAAAATCAGCGGCTGTTTGAGATTAAAAATAAATACCTAACAGAAATTACTGAAAGTAATAAGTTAATTGACCTTCAAAAAGCGGTGATTGTAGAAAACAACAAAAAAGTATTTAGAATCTTAATCATATTTGGTTTTGTAATAATTGGAGTAATAGCCTTGTACTTGTTTTATTATCAAAGAAATAGAATTAAAAAACTTTCTTTAATAAGTTCTTTAGATAAAGAAAAAAACAAAGCTGTATTAAGAATTAAAAGCAAGGAATTAACAGCACATGCGCTTCAAATGATAGAAAAAGAAGAGGCCATACATGCATTGCTGCTAATTGTTAAGAATTCTGATTTGGCTTCCTTTAAATCTTTAGAGCATAAATATGCTAAAGGTTCAGATAAATCGTGGGAAGAATTTAACAAACGATTTACAGAAGTAAATGTAAATTTTTACGAGAGCTTATGTAAAATACATCCAGACTTGTCTGCTACTGAACTGAAACATTGTGCGTTGATTAAATTGAATTTCAACAGTCACGAAATGTCTAAAGTATTAAACATCTCCGTGCAAAGCGTTCATACATCAAGATACAGAATTCGAAAGAAAATTGGTCTGAATAAGATTGAAAGTTTACAGACCTATATAGGTTCTATATAA
- a CDS encoding glycoside hydrolase family 3 C-terminal domain-containing protein: protein MKQKIQLLVTALIICTSAFSQEVGFLFKDKSKNVEERVTDLMQRMTLEEKIDFTSGMRLKGHGPGQYDGTKINNRLGIPAFKIYHGPTGVNAVRYIKKAGTYYSTPINMACTWNPELVEETLNSMSKELNAAGGQSNAGPGMNIIRDLRCGRSFEYFTEDPFLNGQIAKAYVKGVQSEGNIAILKHFICNNQERERNYIDVKVGERALREIYLPGFKTAVKEGGALGIMTGYNYVNGFKSSENKHLINDILKKEWGFKGVVMTDWSGSGKSFKRMIDAGLDLEMPRPEKYIVADVLKAIKDGEISEEQINEQVRRILRVMFISGVFDKTPEYQLDLIATDENIELARRVAEESMVLLKNKDDLLPINRNEVKNIAVIGPNGEYGNHFREGQKSYHLLQGGGSAHVEAPYKKTSTPFAGVKNKAGSNINVSYEPGCLAEHGFSIIKSDFFKTKNNKPGLNAEYFGNNNLEGKATNKIDPEISFIWHKIPDIIEQGNKYQSGSKKGFSVRWKGKIIAPKSRNYSFEVKAFGKAKVFIDGVEIINKYRDSGNWDRYAVGNTYLEAGAHNIRVEFRKFSPSNQCILLWDYDNDEYLKRAIELAKKSDVVIMPVGTSGKLESESKDRNEKLNQTESLSLSRAQENLIREVAKVNKNVVVVTYTSGVVCEQWKDEVKAIIYAGFPGQEAGNALGNIIFGDVNPSGKLTVSIPKSISQYPDDFYSYDDKITYNEGIYVGYRYFDKHRLSPSFSFGHGLSYTQFEYNNLKVSQLARVGEVKIKVAITNIGKVKGKEVVQLYVNDPVCSVDRPQKELKGFNKVELEPGETKELEFLLDKDDFSFFREKENRWVFEPGAFNVLIGSSSKDIRKTERFIINKL, encoded by the coding sequence ATGAAACAAAAAATTCAACTCTTAGTAACTGCACTTATAATATGCACTTCAGCTTTTTCGCAAGAAGTAGGTTTTTTGTTCAAGGATAAAAGTAAAAATGTAGAGGAGCGTGTTACAGATTTAATGCAACGCATGACACTAGAAGAAAAAATAGATTTTACTAGTGGAATGCGTCTTAAAGGGCATGGTCCGGGACAATATGATGGAACCAAGATAAATAATCGTTTAGGTATTCCTGCTTTTAAAATTTATCATGGACCGACTGGAGTTAACGCCGTTCGATATATTAAAAAGGCCGGTACCTATTATTCTACACCTATTAATATGGCGTGTACTTGGAATCCAGAATTAGTTGAAGAAACGCTTAATTCTATGAGTAAGGAATTGAATGCCGCTGGAGGACAATCTAATGCAGGTCCGGGTATGAATATCATTAGAGACTTGCGTTGCGGGAGAAGTTTTGAATATTTCACGGAAGATCCTTTTTTAAACGGACAAATTGCAAAGGCCTATGTTAAAGGGGTGCAATCTGAGGGTAATATTGCTATTTTAAAACACTTTATTTGTAACAATCAGGAACGTGAACGTAATTATATTGATGTAAAAGTTGGGGAGCGAGCACTTCGTGAGATTTATCTCCCAGGCTTTAAAACGGCGGTAAAAGAAGGAGGTGCTTTAGGCATTATGACTGGGTATAATTATGTAAATGGTTTTAAATCTTCTGAAAATAAACACCTTATTAATGATATTCTAAAAAAGGAATGGGGTTTTAAAGGCGTTGTTATGACCGATTGGTCTGGCTCAGGGAAATCTTTTAAAAGAATGATTGATGCAGGTTTGGATTTAGAGATGCCTCGTCCCGAAAAATATATAGTTGCCGATGTGTTAAAAGCAATTAAGGATGGTGAAATTTCAGAAGAACAGATAAATGAACAAGTTCGTAGAATACTTCGTGTGATGTTTATATCAGGTGTTTTTGATAAAACTCCAGAATATCAGTTAGATTTAATTGCTACAGATGAAAATATTGAATTGGCTCGTAGAGTAGCCGAAGAAAGTATGGTTTTATTGAAAAACAAGGATGATTTGTTGCCAATTAACCGAAATGAGGTGAAAAATATTGCTGTTATTGGTCCTAATGGTGAATACGGCAACCATTTTAGAGAAGGTCAAAAAAGCTATCATTTATTGCAAGGAGGAGGAAGTGCACATGTGGAAGCTCCTTACAAAAAAACAAGTACGCCATTTGCAGGTGTAAAAAATAAAGCAGGTAGTAACATCAATGTTTCTTATGAACCTGGTTGCTTGGCAGAACACGGTTTTTCTATTATTAAAAGTGACTTTTTTAAGACAAAGAATAATAAACCAGGTTTAAATGCCGAATATTTTGGGAATAACAATCTCGAAGGTAAAGCAACGAATAAAATAGACCCCGAGATATCTTTCATTTGGCATAAAATACCTGATATTATCGAACAGGGAAATAAATACCAGAGTGGTTCAAAAAAAGGATTTTCGGTAAGGTGGAAAGGAAAAATTATAGCACCTAAAAGTCGGAATTATAGCTTTGAAGTGAAAGCCTTTGGAAAGGCTAAAGTATTTATTGATGGCGTTGAAATCATAAATAAATATAGAGACAGTGGAAACTGGGACAGATACGCTGTTGGCAACACTTATTTAGAAGCTGGAGCGCATAACATCCGTGTTGAATTCCGTAAGTTTAGTCCAAGCAATCAATGTATCTTACTTTGGGATTATGATAACGATGAGTATTTGAAAAGAGCAATTGAACTGGCTAAAAAATCAGACGTAGTTATTATGCCTGTAGGAACTTCGGGTAAACTCGAATCAGAGTCTAAAGATAGAAATGAAAAATTAAATCAGACCGAAAGTTTATCCCTTTCAAGAGCACAAGAAAATCTAATTCGCGAAGTTGCAAAAGTGAATAAGAATGTAGTGGTCGTAACATACACCTCAGGTGTTGTGTGTGAACAGTGGAAAGATGAGGTAAAGGCGATTATTTATGCCGGATTCCCTGGTCAAGAAGCAGGTAATGCCTTGGGTAATATTATTTTTGGTGATGTAAATCCTTCCGGAAAACTTACTGTTTCTATTCCCAAATCAATTTCTCAATACCCAGATGATTTTTATTCGTATGATGATAAAATTACCTATAATGAAGGAATTTATGTAGGATACAGATATTTTGACAAGCACAGACTATCACCTTCATTTTCATTTGGACATGGATTAAGTTACACTCAATTTGAATATAACAACCTTAAAGTTTCTCAATTAGCAAGAGTTGGAGAAGTAAAAATAAAAGTTGCAATCACTAATATTGGAAAAGTTAAAGGAAAAGAAGTTGTTCAACTATACGTAAATGATCCTGTTTGTTCTGTTGATAGACCACAGAAAGAATTAAAAGGTTTTAATAAGGTTGAATTAGAACCAGGAGAAACAAAAGAGCTCGAATTTTTGTTAGATAAAGATGATTTTTCATTCTTTAGGGAAAAAGAAAATCGTTGGGTATTTGAACCGGGAGCATTTAATGTATTAATAGGTTCTTCATCAAAAGACATCAGGAAAACAGAACGTTTTATAATAAATAAATTATGA
- a CDS encoding sulfatase, whose protein sequence is MKKLILIFTLFTSLLSVGQKTNFKSNQDQKPNIVFILIDDFGWMDVGYNGSTFYETPNIDALAKDWMRFDNCYTPSPMCSPTRTSILTGKNPARHGITQWLPGLNRAFTKKGEKATVFSPKPKVQGIQESEITIGEAFQEAGYETSFMGKWHIGSFKETGGPKNHGFDSETAVIESNKCTMFYPFWDNPQFFPNAKEGDNFTDLLTDAAIDFVSEKRDTPFYLHLSHFAMHAPIETSYELRTKFQKKANNLPENGAFWNDYEFTHKKIKARQDDAEYAGELYTLDKNIGKLVAALKKEGLYENTIIVFTGDNGGRSSFMGGHPTSNEPLKGGKTYVFEGGMRTPLLIHWPGHSKAGMQTNVPVTSMDFYPTLLEMAGLPQKPKQHVDGKSFVPLFNGGKFEHKAMYWHFPHYQGEGSYPASAIRVGDYKLINHYHHNKKQLFDVIKDPYEKTDLADKYPKKVAKMYKKLMSYLKKTGAQIPQPIAEK, encoded by the coding sequence ATGAAGAAACTGATTTTAATTTTCACCCTTTTTACCAGCTTATTAAGTGTAGGCCAAAAAACTAATTTTAAGAGTAACCAAGATCAAAAACCAAACATTGTATTTATACTTATTGATGATTTTGGCTGGATGGATGTTGGGTACAACGGAAGTACTTTTTACGAAACACCGAATATTGATGCACTCGCAAAAGATTGGATGCGTTTTGATAATTGTTATACGCCAAGCCCAATGTGTTCTCCTACCAGAACAAGTATTTTAACAGGAAAAAACCCAGCAAGACATGGTATTACACAATGGTTGCCAGGATTGAATAGAGCCTTTACAAAAAAAGGAGAAAAAGCAACTGTTTTTAGTCCAAAACCAAAAGTACAAGGGATTCAAGAGAGTGAAATAACGATAGGAGAAGCATTTCAGGAGGCAGGTTATGAAACTTCATTTATGGGAAAATGGCATATAGGTAGTTTTAAGGAAACAGGCGGACCTAAAAACCATGGTTTCGATTCTGAAACAGCGGTAATTGAGTCTAATAAGTGTACGATGTTTTATCCGTTTTGGGATAATCCACAGTTTTTTCCAAATGCTAAAGAAGGAGATAATTTTACAGATTTGTTAACCGATGCAGCAATTGATTTTGTTTCTGAAAAAAGAGATACACCTTTCTATCTTCATTTATCGCATTTTGCGATGCATGCACCCATTGAAACATCTTATGAATTGCGTACAAAATTTCAGAAAAAAGCAAACAACCTTCCTGAAAATGGTGCATTTTGGAATGATTACGAATTCACACATAAAAAAATAAAAGCAAGACAAGATGACGCTGAATATGCAGGTGAATTATATACGTTAGATAAAAACATCGGGAAGTTGGTAGCTGCTTTAAAAAAAGAAGGATTGTATGAAAATACTATAATTGTATTTACGGGTGATAATGGCGGACGTTCTAGTTTTATGGGCGGACATCCAACGTCTAACGAACCTTTAAAAGGTGGGAAGACCTATGTTTTTGAAGGTGGAATGAGAACGCCTCTTTTAATTCATTGGCCAGGACATTCTAAAGCTGGAATGCAAACAAATGTACCTGTTACAAGCATGGATTTTTATCCAACTTTGTTGGAAATGGCAGGATTACCGCAAAAACCAAAACAACATGTAGATGGTAAAAGTTTTGTGCCTTTATTTAATGGAGGGAAGTTTGAACACAAGGCTATGTATTGGCATTTTCCACATTATCAAGGTGAGGGAAGTTATCCAGCAAGTGCTATTCGTGTTGGGGATTATAAATTGATTAATCATTATCATCATAACAAAAAGCAATTATTTGATGTGATTAAAGATCCTTATGAAAAAACAGATTTAGCAGATAAATATCCTAAAAAAGTTGCTAAAATGTATAAAAAATTGATGAGCTACTTGAAAAAAACAGGAGCTCAAATTCCACAACCAATAGCTGAAAAATAA
- a CDS encoding DUF6786 family protein, which produces MTKFLKVSTFISICFLMIVSCTKSPVKGSFGFDLDFLKTYQKTVTLTENNGKSQLVVLPDYQGRVMTSTANGLEGISYGWTNYDLIASGKFEKHINVFGGEDRFWIGPEGGQYSIFFKKGTSYSFEDWFTPKEIDTEAFSLESQSDTSVALSKKMNLVNAQGTIFNIEVKRTVSIFNKSEIEKDLGIELSENLNFVGYQSYNEIFNKGTKAWSKETGLLSIWILGMFMPSENTTVILPYKDSLALNTSYFGTIPPGRLTTTDKHVMFKGNGTARFKLGIPPRNVTPYIGSFDADKQTLTIVKYSFKGDTTYVNSVWRDQENPYGGDVINSYNDGPLENGDQLGPFYELETSSSTKELQPNEAIKHIHKTYHFEGDFETLNNISKKLLNKDLNEL; this is translated from the coding sequence ATGACAAAATTTTTAAAAGTAAGTACATTTATTTCTATCTGTTTTTTAATGATAGTTAGTTGTACTAAATCACCTGTTAAGGGATCGTTTGGTTTTGACTTAGATTTTCTAAAAACCTATCAAAAAACAGTAACATTAACGGAGAATAATGGGAAAAGTCAGTTGGTTGTGTTGCCCGATTATCAAGGAAGGGTAATGACAAGTACTGCAAACGGACTTGAAGGAATTAGTTATGGATGGACAAATTACGATTTAATTGCTTCGGGTAAGTTTGAAAAACATATCAATGTTTTTGGAGGAGAAGATCGTTTTTGGATTGGTCCAGAAGGAGGTCAATATTCAATTTTCTTTAAAAAAGGAACCTCTTATAGCTTTGAAGACTGGTTTACGCCAAAGGAAATTGATACGGAGGCTTTTTCGTTAGAAAGTCAATCTGATACTTCTGTAGCGTTATCAAAAAAGATGAATTTGGTAAACGCACAAGGAACTATTTTTAATATTGAAGTAAAACGTACGGTATCAATATTTAATAAAAGTGAGATTGAAAAAGATTTAGGAATTGAATTAAGTGAAAATCTTAATTTTGTAGGGTATCAATCTTATAATGAGATTTTTAATAAAGGAACTAAAGCATGGTCAAAAGAAACAGGATTACTTTCTATTTGGATTTTAGGAATGTTTATGCCTTCAGAAAATACAACGGTAATTCTTCCGTATAAAGATTCTTTAGCGTTAAATACGTCGTATTTTGGAACAATTCCTCCAGGAAGATTAACAACAACAGACAAACATGTAATGTTTAAAGGAAATGGTACAGCAAGGTTTAAATTAGGAATACCACCACGTAATGTTACGCCTTATATTGGTAGTTTTGATGCTGATAAACAAACGCTAACTATTGTAAAATATAGTTTTAAAGGAGATACAACTTATGTAAATTCTGTTTGGAGAGATCAAGAAAATCCTTATGGTGGAGATGTTATTAACTCTTATAACGACGGGCCTTTAGAAAATGGTGATCAATTAGGACCATTTTATGAACTAGAAACTTCATCTAGCACAAAAGAATTACAACCAAATGAAGCAATAAAACATATTCATAAAACTTATCACTTTGAAGGTGACTTTGAGACACTTAATAATATTTCTAAAAAATTATTAAATAAAGATTTGAACGAGCTTTAA